A region of Paucidesulfovibrio longus DSM 6739 DNA encodes the following proteins:
- a CDS encoding efflux RND transporter periplasmic adaptor subunit: MKKYILLAVLLAVVAGVVFWRSTGADTEITVVATGVVERGEVRRILEATGIVKAQVGAQVKIGARATGVLVNIPVKVGDEVAAGQLVAEIDDREIRAKLTEAEARYNLAKAKAERAAKDLVRKRQLVSQKLDSQSSLDEALENARVTRYEADAENASLNSLRIQLSYYRIFSPINGVVSNITAQEGETVVSGLQVSNLITVLDPTRLEMWIYVDETDVGRTQPGQEVEFFVDAYPDRTFKGLIKLVYPEPEIKDNIVYYRALVGVEYDREYPLRPEMTTQCRIVVEKRENVLTMPNEAIKWVAGKQAVYALKDGKPVRAEVELGLRGLERSEVVSGLSEGQKVATQLVLPGQKKGGKG, translated from the coding sequence ATGAAGAAATACATCTTGCTGGCGGTTCTCCTCGCGGTGGTGGCGGGCGTCGTGTTCTGGCGCTCCACCGGGGCGGATACGGAAATCACCGTGGTGGCCACGGGCGTGGTCGAGCGCGGCGAGGTGCGCCGCATCCTGGAGGCCACGGGCATCGTCAAGGCCCAGGTCGGCGCGCAGGTCAAGATCGGCGCGCGCGCCACGGGCGTGCTCGTGAACATCCCGGTTAAGGTGGGCGACGAGGTCGCCGCGGGCCAGCTCGTGGCCGAGATCGACGACCGGGAGATCCGCGCCAAGCTGACCGAGGCCGAGGCGCGCTACAATCTTGCCAAGGCCAAGGCCGAGCGGGCGGCCAAGGATCTGGTGCGCAAGCGCCAGCTCGTTTCCCAGAAGCTCGACTCCCAGTCCTCCCTGGACGAGGCCCTGGAAAACGCCCGCGTGACCCGCTACGAGGCGGATGCGGAAAACGCCAGCCTGAACAGCCTGCGCATCCAGCTTTCCTATTACCGCATCTTCAGCCCCATCAACGGCGTGGTTTCGAACATCACGGCTCAGGAGGGCGAAACCGTGGTTTCCGGGCTCCAGGTCTCCAACCTGATCACGGTGCTCGACCCCACGCGCCTGGAGATGTGGATCTACGTGGACGAGACGGACGTGGGCCGCACCCAGCCCGGTCAGGAGGTGGAGTTCTTCGTGGACGCCTATCCGGACCGGACCTTCAAGGGGCTGATCAAGCTCGTCTACCCGGAGCCCGAGATCAAGGACAACATCGTCTATTACCGCGCGCTGGTGGGGGTGGAGTACGACCGCGAATACCCGCTGCGGCCCGAAATGACCACCCAGTGCCGCATCGTCGTGGAGAAGCGCGAGAACGTCCTGACCATGCCCAACGAGGCCATCAAGTGGGTCGCGGGCAAGCAGGCCGTCTACGCGCTCAAGGACGGCAAGCCCGTCCGGGCGGAGGTGGAGCTGGGACTGCGCGGCCTGGAACGCAGCGAGGTCGTCTCCGGTCTGAGCGAGGGCCAGAAGGTGGCCACGCAGCTCGTGCTGCCCGGCCAGAAGAAGGGCGGAAAGGGCTAG
- a CDS encoding ABC transporter ATP-binding protein produces MGEESREIIRLEGLGKVFALPGDGAQEPTDGKEGKDGKDGNRQGARGVEVLRDIDLTIRAGEFLALQGTSGSGKSTLLHIIGLLDRATSGRYLLDGRDVSTLDDDALSDLRNQRLGFVFQSFYLIPYASALENVLLPGMYADTPQAELRERAARLLERVGLGDRKQFKPSRLSGGQQQRVAMARALLNNPAVILADEPTGQLDSATSAEILELFTEINAAGTTIILVTHDEATAAAARRVIRLHDGRMVEG; encoded by the coding sequence GTGGGCGAGGAATCGAGAGAAATCATCCGGCTGGAGGGGCTGGGCAAGGTCTTTGCCTTGCCGGGCGACGGCGCGCAGGAGCCGACCGACGGCAAGGAAGGCAAGGACGGCAAGGACGGGAACAGGCAGGGCGCGCGCGGGGTGGAAGTGCTCCGCGACATCGACCTGACCATCCGCGCGGGCGAGTTTCTGGCGCTTCAAGGCACGTCCGGGTCCGGCAAGTCAACGCTTCTGCACATCATCGGCCTGCTCGACCGGGCCACGTCGGGCCGCTACCTGCTGGACGGCAGGGACGTTTCCACCCTGGACGACGACGCGCTCTCGGACCTGCGCAATCAGCGCCTGGGGTTCGTCTTCCAGAGCTTTTACCTGATTCCCTACGCCTCGGCCCTGGAAAACGTGCTCCTGCCGGGCATGTACGCGGACACGCCCCAGGCCGAGCTGCGCGAGCGCGCGGCAAGGCTCCTGGAGCGTGTCGGCCTGGGCGACCGCAAGCAGTTCAAGCCCTCGCGGCTTTCCGGCGGCCAGCAGCAGCGCGTGGCCATGGCCCGCGCCCTGCTCAACAATCCCGCCGTGATCCTGGCGGACGAACCCACGGGCCAGCTCGACTCCGCCACCAGCGCGGAAATCCTGGAGCTGTTCACCGAGATCAACGCTGCCGGGACCACCATCATCCTCGTGACCCACGACGAAGCCACGGCCGCCGCCGCAAGGCGGGTCATCCGCCTGCACGACGGCAGGATGGTCGAGGGCTAG